One Peromyscus leucopus breed LL Stock chromosome 20, UCI_PerLeu_2.1, whole genome shotgun sequence genomic region harbors:
- the LOC114696580 gene encoding keratin, type II cuticular Hb6: MTCGSYCGGRAFSCASACGPRPGRCCISAAPYRGISCYRGLSGGFGSRSICGAFRSGSCGHSFGYRSGGVCGPTPPCITTVSVNESLLTPLNLEIDPNAQCVKHEEKEQIKCLNSKFAAFIDKVRFLEQQNKLLETKWQFYQNRKCCESNVEPLFEGYIEALRREAECVEADSGRLAAELNHAQETMEGYKKRYEEEVSLRATAENEFVALKKDVDCAYLRKSDLEANVEALTQEIDFLRRLYEEEIRILHAHISDTSVIVKMDNSRDLNMDCIVAEIKAQYDDIATRSRAEAESWYRTKCEEMKATVIRHGETLRRTREEINELNRINQRLTAEIENAKCQNTKLEAAVTQSEQQGEAALTDARCKLAELEAALQKAKQDMACLLKEYQEVMNSKLGLDIEIATYRRLLEGEEHRLCEGVGSVNVCVSSSRGGVVCGDLCVSGTGPAVNTRVCSAPSGNVVVGTPNACAPCAGAGACSGGCKKC; this comes from the exons ATGACTTGTGGATCCTACTGTGGTGGCCGCGCCTTCAGCTGCGCCTCAGCCTGCGGGCCCCGGCCTGGCCGCTGCTGCATCTCCGCAGCTCCCTACCGCGGCATCTCCTGCTACCGCGGACTCTCCGGGGGCTTCGGCAGCCGCAGCATCTGCGGGGCCTTCCGCTCCGGCTCCTGTGGACACAGCTTCGGATACCGCTCTGGAGGCGTCTGCGGGCCCACACCCCCCTGCATCACCACCGTCTCCGTCAATGAGAGCCTGCTCACGCCCCTCAACCTGGAGATCGACCCCAATGCTCAGTGTGTGAAGCATGAGGAGAAGGAACAGATCAAGTGTCTCAACAGCAAGTTTGCCGCCTTCATCGACAAG GTGCGCTTCCTGGAGCAGCAGAACAAGCTGCTGGAGACCAAGTGGCAGTTCTACCAGAACCGCAAGTGCTGTGAGAGCAACGTGGAGCCGCTGTTCGAGGGCTACATCGAGGCCCTGAGGAGGGAGGCTGAGTGTGTGGAGGCCGACAGCGGGAGGCTGGCTGCGGAGCTCAACCACGCCCAGGAAACCATGGAGGGCTACAAGAAGAG GTAcgaggaggaagtttctctgagaGCCACAGCTGAGAATGAGTTTGTGGCTCTGAAGAAG GATGTGGACTGTGCCTATCTGCGCAAATCAGACCTGGAGGCCAATGTGGAGGCACTGACCCAGGAGATCGACTTCCTGAGGAGACTGTATGAGGAG GAGATCCGAATCCTCCATGCCCACATCTCAGACACCTCTGTCATCGTCAAGATGGACAACAGCCGCGACCTGAACATGGACTGCATCGTGGCTGAGATCAAGGCTCAGTATGATGACATTGCCACCCGCAGCCGGGCAGAGGCCGAGTCCTGGTACCGCACCAAG TGTGAGGAGATGAAGGCCACAGTGATCCGTCACGGGGAGACCCTGCGTCGCACCAGGGAGGAGATCAATGAGCTGAACCGCATCAACCAGAGGCTGACGGCCGAGATTGAGAACGCCAAGTGCCAG AACACCAAGCTGGAGGCCGCAGTGACCCAGTCTGAGCAGCAGGGAGAGGCCGCCCTCACCGATGCCCGCTGCAAGCTGGCTGAGCTGGAGGCTGCCCTGCAGAAGGCCAAGCAGGACATGGCCTGCCTGCTCAAGGAGTACCAGGAGGTGATGAACTCCAAGCTGGGGCTGGACATCGAGATCGCCACCTACAGGCGCCTGCTGGAGGGCGAGGAGCACAG GCTGTGTGAGGGCGTTGGCTCCGTGAATGTGT GCGTGAGCAGCTCCCGCGGTGGCGTCGTCTGTGGCGATCTCTGTGTCTCCGGTACTGGCCCTGCTGTCAACACCAGAGTGTGCAGCGCCCCCAGCGGTAACGTGGTGGTGGGCACCCCCAATGCCTGCGCCCCCTGCGCCGGGGCGGGCGCCTGCAGCGGAGGCTGTAAGAAGTGCTAG
- the LOC114696581 gene encoding keratin, type II cuticular Hb1 isoform X2, whose product MTCGSGFCGQTFSCASACGPRPGKCCISAAPYRGISCYRGLSGGFGSHSVCGAFRSGSCGRSFGYRSGGVCGPTPPCITTVSVNESLLTPLNLEIDPNAQCVKHEEKEQIKCLNSKFAAFIDKVRFLEQQNKLLETKWQFYQNRKCCESNVEPLFEGYIEALRREAECVEADSGRLAAELNHAQEAMEGYKKRYEEEVSLRATAENEFVALKKDVDCAYLRKSDQEANAEALTQEIDFLRRLYEEETRILHAHISDTSVIVKMDNSRDLNMDCIVAEIKAQYDDVATRSRAEAESWYRTKCEEMKATVIRHGETLRRTREEINELNRIIQRLTAEIENAKCQNTKLEAAVTQSEQQGEAALTDARCKLAELEAALQKAKQDMACLLKEYQEVMNSKLGLDIEIATYRRLLEGEEHRLCEGVGAVNVCVSSSRGGVVCGDLCVSGSRPVTGSVCSAPCSGNLAVSTGLCAPCGSAVSCSRKC is encoded by the exons ATGACCTGCGGATCAGGATTCTGTGGCCAAACCTTCAGCTGCGCCTCAGCCTGCGGGCCCAGGCCTGGCAAATGCTGCATCTCCGCAGCTCCCTACCGCGGCATCTCCTGCTACCGCGGACTCTCCGGGGGCTTCGGAAGCCACAGCGTCTGCGGGGCCTTCCGCTCCGGCTCCTGTGGACGCAGCTTCGGATACCGCTCTGGAGGCGTCTGCGGACCCACACCCCCCTGCATCACCACAGTCTCCGTCAATGAGAGCCTGCTCACGCCCCTCAACCTGGAGATCGACCCCAATGCCCAGTGTGTGAAGCATGAGGAGAAGGAACAGATCAAGTGTCTCAACAGCAAGTTTGCCGCCTTCATCGACAAG GTGCGCTTCCTGGAGCAGCAGAACAAGCTGCTGGAGACCAAGTGGCAGTTCTACCAGAACCGCAAGTGCTGTGAGAGCAACGTGGAGCCGCTGTTCGAGGGCTACATCGAGGCCCTGAGGAGGGAGGCTGAGTGTGTGGAGGCTGACAGCGGGAGGCTGGCTGCTGAGCTCAACCACGCgcaggaggccatggagggctacAAGAAGAG GTAtgaggaggaagtttctctgagaGCCACAGCCGAGAATGAGTTTGTAGCTCTGAAGAAG GATGTGGACTGTGCCTACCTGCGCAAGTCAGACCAGGAGGCCAATGCGGAGGCACTGACCCAGGAAATCGACTTCCTGAGGAGACTGTATGAGGAG GAGACTCGAATCCTCCATGCCCACATCTCAGACACCTCGGTCATCGTCAAGATGGACAACAGCCGGGACCTGAACATGGACTGCATCGTGGCTGAGATCAAGGCTCAGTATGATGATGTTGCCACCCGCAGCCGGGCAGAGGCCGAGTCCTGGTACCGCACCAAG TGTGAGGAGATGAAGGCCACAGTGATCCGTCACGGGGAGACCCTCCGTCGCACCAGGGAGGAGATCAATGAGCTGAACCGCATCATCCAGAGGCTGACGGCCGAGATTGAGAACGCCAAGTGCCAG AACACCAAGCTGGAGGCCGCAGTGACCCAGTCTGAGCAGCAGGGTGAGGCCGCCCTCACCGATGCCCGCTGCAAGCTGGCTGAGCTGGAGGCTGCCCTGCAGAAGGCCAAGCAGGACATGGCCTGCCTGCTCAAGGAGTACCAGGAGGTGATGAACTCCAAGCTGGGGCTGGACATCGAGATCGCCACCTACAGGCGCCTGCTGGAGGGCGAGGAGCACAG ACTGTGTGAAGGTGTAGGAGCTGTGAATGTCT GTGTCAGCAGCTCCCGCGGAGGGGTCGTGTGTGGGGACCTGTGCGTGTCAGGTTCGCGTCCAGTGACCGGCAGCGTCTGCAGCGCCCCCTGCAGCGGGAACTTGGCGGTGAGCACAGgcctgtgtgcgccctgtggctctGCTGTGTCCTGCAGCCGTAAATGTTAG
- the LOC114696581 gene encoding keratin, type II cuticular Hb1 isoform X1: MTCGSGFCGQTFSCASACGPRPGKCCISAAPYRGISCYRGLSGGFGSHSVCGAFRSGSCGRSFGYRSGGVCGPTPPCITTVSVNESLLTPLNLEIDPNAQCVKHEEKEQIKCLNSKFAAFIDKVRFLEQQNKLLETKWQFYQNRKCCESNVEPLFEGYIEALRREAECVEADSGRLAAELNHAQEAMEGYKKRYEEEVSLRATAENEFVALKKDVDCAYLRKSDQEANAEALTQEIDFLRRLYEEETRILHAHISDTSVIVKMDNSRDLNMDCIVAEIKAQYDDVATRSRAEAESWYRTKCEEMKATVIRHGETLRRTREEINELNRIIQRLTAEIENAKCQNTKLEAAVTQSEQQGEAALTDARCKLAELEAALQKAKQDMACLLKEYQEVMNSKLGLDIEIATYRRLLEGEEHRLCEGVGAVNVCKYGGGASPPGTAGSVSERNGLDGYCMHSSRGDLGSCKKTTSLGLDRTRVLHRKWVGLAFNPSS, translated from the exons ATGACCTGCGGATCAGGATTCTGTGGCCAAACCTTCAGCTGCGCCTCAGCCTGCGGGCCCAGGCCTGGCAAATGCTGCATCTCCGCAGCTCCCTACCGCGGCATCTCCTGCTACCGCGGACTCTCCGGGGGCTTCGGAAGCCACAGCGTCTGCGGGGCCTTCCGCTCCGGCTCCTGTGGACGCAGCTTCGGATACCGCTCTGGAGGCGTCTGCGGACCCACACCCCCCTGCATCACCACAGTCTCCGTCAATGAGAGCCTGCTCACGCCCCTCAACCTGGAGATCGACCCCAATGCCCAGTGTGTGAAGCATGAGGAGAAGGAACAGATCAAGTGTCTCAACAGCAAGTTTGCCGCCTTCATCGACAAG GTGCGCTTCCTGGAGCAGCAGAACAAGCTGCTGGAGACCAAGTGGCAGTTCTACCAGAACCGCAAGTGCTGTGAGAGCAACGTGGAGCCGCTGTTCGAGGGCTACATCGAGGCCCTGAGGAGGGAGGCTGAGTGTGTGGAGGCTGACAGCGGGAGGCTGGCTGCTGAGCTCAACCACGCgcaggaggccatggagggctacAAGAAGAG GTAtgaggaggaagtttctctgagaGCCACAGCCGAGAATGAGTTTGTAGCTCTGAAGAAG GATGTGGACTGTGCCTACCTGCGCAAGTCAGACCAGGAGGCCAATGCGGAGGCACTGACCCAGGAAATCGACTTCCTGAGGAGACTGTATGAGGAG GAGACTCGAATCCTCCATGCCCACATCTCAGACACCTCGGTCATCGTCAAGATGGACAACAGCCGGGACCTGAACATGGACTGCATCGTGGCTGAGATCAAGGCTCAGTATGATGATGTTGCCACCCGCAGCCGGGCAGAGGCCGAGTCCTGGTACCGCACCAAG TGTGAGGAGATGAAGGCCACAGTGATCCGTCACGGGGAGACCCTCCGTCGCACCAGGGAGGAGATCAATGAGCTGAACCGCATCATCCAGAGGCTGACGGCCGAGATTGAGAACGCCAAGTGCCAG AACACCAAGCTGGAGGCCGCAGTGACCCAGTCTGAGCAGCAGGGTGAGGCCGCCCTCACCGATGCCCGCTGCAAGCTGGCTGAGCTGGAGGCTGCCCTGCAGAAGGCCAAGCAGGACATGGCCTGCCTGCTCAAGGAGTACCAGGAGGTGATGAACTCCAAGCTGGGGCTGGACATCGAGATCGCCACCTACAGGCGCCTGCTGGAGGGCGAGGAGCACAG ACTGTGTGAAGGTGTAGGAGCTGTGAATGTCTGTAAGTATGGGGGAGGGGCTTCGCCCCCAGGGACAGCAGGCAGTGTTTCTGAAAGGAATGGTTTAGATGGGTATTGCATGCACAGTAGCAGGGGGGATTTGGGGTCATGCAAAAAGACCACGTCTTTGGGTCTAGATAGAACCAGAGTGCTTCACCGGAAGTGGGTGGGTCTGGCTTTCAATCCCAGCAGTtaa